In a genomic window of Streptomyces sp. SJL17-4:
- a CDS encoding PspC domain-containing protein, translating to MSAAARVTETDEPPVRKLYRSADGRWLGGVARGLAGHLGLPVVWVRMAFVVMCFLDGLGLLIYAAFWIVVPLGVGGRTAPRPVFETTPDGRRRLRKPDRGQLFALLVLAIGGALLIGNISVDGESGRYVWPLLLVGVGVALVWRQADNARRASWTDPGRRTRAFQLARGLVGVALVGTGLAVFVVVRGSVAQLGTALTAAVAVLTGIALLAGPWLVRMSQDLTEERTMRIRAQERAEVAAHVHDSVLHTLTLIQRNAEDAGEVRRLARAQERELRNWLYKPEGTGRDEEPETLAEAVKKAAAEVEDKHGVPIEVVVVGDCPLDDGLVAQMQAAREAMVNAAKYGGEGGAVQVYAEVEGRTVFVSVRDRGPGFDLDAVPEDRMGVRESIIGRMQRNGGTARLRSVPGGGTEVELEMERADG from the coding sequence ATGTCCGCAGCCGCTCGTGTCACCGAGACCGACGAACCGCCCGTGCGCAAGCTCTACCGGAGCGCCGACGGGCGATGGCTCGGCGGTGTCGCACGCGGCCTCGCCGGCCACCTCGGGCTGCCGGTCGTCTGGGTCCGCATGGCCTTCGTGGTCATGTGCTTCCTGGACGGCCTCGGTCTCCTGATCTACGCGGCCTTCTGGATCGTCGTCCCCCTCGGCGTCGGCGGCCGGACCGCCCCCCGCCCCGTCTTCGAGACCACCCCCGACGGGCGCCGAAGACTGCGCAAGCCAGACAGGGGGCAGCTCTTCGCCCTCCTCGTGCTCGCGATCGGCGGCGCGCTCCTCATCGGGAACATAAGCGTCGACGGCGAGTCCGGACGGTACGTCTGGCCCCTGCTCCTCGTCGGCGTCGGTGTCGCCCTGGTCTGGCGCCAGGCGGACAACGCCCGTCGGGCCAGCTGGACCGACCCCGGCCGCCGCACACGCGCCTTCCAGCTCGCCCGCGGCCTCGTCGGCGTCGCCCTGGTCGGCACCGGCCTCGCCGTCTTCGTGGTGGTCCGCGGCTCCGTCGCCCAGCTCGGCACCGCGCTCACCGCAGCCGTCGCCGTCCTCACCGGCATAGCCCTGCTGGCCGGCCCCTGGCTGGTCCGGATGTCGCAGGACCTCACGGAGGAGCGGACCATGCGCATCCGCGCCCAGGAGCGTGCCGAGGTCGCCGCCCACGTCCATGACTCCGTGCTGCACACCCTCACCCTGATCCAGCGCAACGCCGAGGACGCGGGCGAGGTCCGCAGGCTCGCCCGCGCCCAGGAGCGGGAGCTGCGGAACTGGCTCTACAAGCCCGAGGGCACCGGCAGGGACGAGGAGCCCGAGACTCTCGCGGAGGCGGTGAAGAAGGCGGCTGCCGAGGTCGAGGACAAGCACGGGGTCCCGATCGAGGTGGTCGTCGTCGGCGACTGCCCGCTCGACGACGGACTGGTCGCACAGATGCAGGCCGCGCGCGAGGCGATGGTCAATGCCGCGAAGTACGGTGGCGAGGGTGGGGCCGTGCAGGTGTACGCGGAGGTCGAGGGCCGCACGGTCTTCGTCTCGGTCCGGGACCGGGGGCCGGGATTCGATCTGGACGCGGTCCCCGAGGACAGGATGGGCGTACGAGAATCGATCATCGGCCGGATGCAGCGCAACGGCGGCACGGCCCGGCTGCGGTCCGTGCCGGGCGGGGGCACCGAAGTGGAGCTTGAGATGGAGAGGGCGGACGGATGA
- a CDS encoding response regulator transcription factor: MSDETGDTTGTEAGAAGTERRVRVVLVDDHRMFRTGVQAEIGRTEVTGVEVVGEAADVDQAVTVITATRPEVVLLDVHLPGGGGVEVLRRCASLMSAAEDPVRFLALSVSDAAEDVIGVIRGGARGYVTKTITGTDLVDSIFRVQEGDAVFSPRLAGFVLDAFASTDAPPVDEDMDRLTQREREVLRLIARGYAYKEIAKQLYISVKTVESHVSAVLRKLQLSNRHELTRWATARRLV; the protein is encoded by the coding sequence ATGAGCGACGAGACCGGGGACACGACCGGAACCGAGGCGGGGGCGGCGGGCACCGAGCGCCGGGTGCGGGTGGTGCTCGTCGACGACCACCGGATGTTCCGTACGGGAGTGCAGGCCGAGATCGGGCGTACCGAGGTCACCGGCGTCGAGGTGGTCGGCGAGGCCGCCGACGTCGACCAGGCGGTCACCGTCATCACGGCGACCCGCCCCGAGGTCGTCCTCCTCGACGTGCACCTCCCGGGCGGCGGCGGGGTCGAGGTGCTGCGGCGCTGCGCGAGTCTGATGAGCGCGGCGGAGGACCCGGTGCGCTTCCTCGCTCTCTCCGTCTCGGACGCGGCCGAGGACGTCATCGGGGTGATCCGGGGCGGTGCCCGGGGCTATGTCACCAAGACGATCACCGGTACCGACCTGGTCGACTCGATCTTCCGGGTCCAGGAGGGCGACGCCGTCTTCTCGCCCCGGCTCGCCGGATTCGTCCTGGACGCCTTCGCGTCGACGGACGCGCCGCCGGTGGACGAGGACATGGACCGGCTGACCCAGCGGGAGCGGGAGGTGCTGCGACTGATCGCCCGGGGATACGCCTACAAGGAGATCGCCAAGCAGCTCTACATCTCGGTGAAGACGGTCGAGTCGCACGTCTCGGCGGTCCTGCGCAAGCTCCAGCTCTCCAACCGCCACGAACTGACCCGCTGGGCCACCGCCCGCCGCCTGGTCTGA
- the guaA gene encoding glutamine-hydrolyzing GMP synthase, whose translation MSSATPAAAPDVTNPDVVLVVDFGAQYAQLIARRVREARVYSEIVPSTMPVAEMLAKNPKAIILSGGPSSVYAEGAPRLDRAIFEAGVPVFGMCYGFQLMATTLGGTVDNTGAREYGRTGLHVSKAGSTLFEGTPVEQSVWMSHGDACSAAPEGFAVTASTDVVPVAAFENDEKKLYGVQYHPEVLHSTHGQQILEHFLYRGAGIEPSWTTGNVIEEQVAAIRAQVGDKRAVCGLSGGVDSAVAAALVQKAIGSQLTCVYVDHGLMRKGETEQVEKDFVASTGVNLKVVDAQERFLTALAGVSDPETKRKIIGREFIRVFEQAQLEILQEEGPEVAFLVQGTLYPDIVESGGGTGTANIKSHHNVGGLPDDIEFELVEPLRQLFKDEVRMVGQELGLPEEIVQRQPFPGPGLGIRIVGEVTKERLDLLREADAIAREELTAAGLDREIWQCPVVLLADVRSVGVQGDGRTYGHPIVLRPVSSEDAMTADWSRLPYDVLAKISTRITNEVADVNRVVLDVTSKPPGTIEWE comes from the coding sequence GTGTCATCAGCGACCCCCGCTGCCGCGCCCGACGTCACCAACCCGGACGTAGTCCTCGTTGTCGACTTCGGCGCCCAGTACGCCCAGCTCATCGCCCGCCGCGTCCGTGAGGCCCGGGTCTACAGCGAGATCGTCCCGTCCACCATGCCGGTGGCCGAGATGCTGGCCAAGAACCCGAAGGCGATCATCCTCTCCGGCGGCCCGTCCTCCGTGTACGCCGAGGGCGCCCCGCGCCTCGACCGTGCGATCTTCGAGGCGGGTGTCCCCGTCTTCGGTATGTGCTACGGCTTCCAGCTGATGGCGACGACCCTCGGTGGCACCGTCGACAACACCGGCGCCCGCGAGTACGGCCGTACGGGGCTGCACGTCTCCAAGGCCGGCTCCACCCTCTTCGAGGGCACCCCGGTCGAGCAGTCCGTGTGGATGTCGCACGGCGACGCCTGCTCCGCCGCCCCCGAGGGCTTCGCCGTCACCGCGTCCACGGACGTCGTGCCGGTCGCCGCCTTCGAGAACGACGAGAAGAAGCTCTACGGCGTCCAGTACCACCCCGAGGTGCTGCACTCCACGCACGGCCAGCAGATCCTGGAGCACTTCCTCTACCGCGGCGCCGGCATCGAGCCCAGCTGGACCACGGGCAACGTGATCGAGGAGCAGGTCGCGGCCATCCGCGCCCAGGTCGGCGACAAGCGCGCCGTCTGCGGCCTCTCCGGCGGCGTCGACTCCGCCGTGGCCGCCGCGCTCGTGCAGAAGGCCATCGGCTCGCAGCTCACCTGCGTGTACGTCGACCACGGCCTCATGCGCAAGGGCGAGACCGAGCAGGTCGAGAAGGACTTCGTCGCCTCCACCGGCGTCAACCTCAAGGTCGTCGACGCGCAGGAGCGATTCCTCACCGCCCTCGCCGGCGTCTCCGACCCCGAGACCAAGCGGAAGATCATCGGCCGCGAGTTCATCCGGGTCTTCGAGCAGGCGCAGCTGGAGATCCTCCAGGAGGAGGGCCCCGAGGTCGCGTTCCTCGTCCAGGGCACGCTCTACCCGGACATCGTCGAGTCCGGCGGTGGCACCGGCACCGCCAACATCAAGTCCCACCACAACGTGGGCGGCCTCCCCGACGACATCGAGTTCGAGCTTGTCGAGCCGCTGCGCCAGCTCTTCAAGGACGAGGTCCGCATGGTCGGCCAGGAGCTCGGCCTGCCCGAGGAGATCGTCCAGCGCCAGCCGTTCCCCGGCCCCGGCCTCGGCATCCGCATCGTCGGCGAGGTCACCAAGGAGCGCCTGGACCTGCTGCGCGAGGCCGACGCGATCGCCCGCGAGGAGCTCACCGCGGCCGGTCTCGACCGCGAGATCTGGCAGTGCCCGGTCGTCCTGCTCGCCGACGTCCGCTCCGTGGGTGTCCAGGGCGACGGCCGCACCTACGGTCACCCGATCGTGCTGCGTCCCGTCTCCTCCGAGGACGCCATGACGGCCGACTGGTCGCGCCTGCCGTACGACGTGCTCGCCAAGATCTCGACCCGCATCACCAACGAGGTCGCGGACGTCAACCGAGTCGTCCTCGACGTCACCAGCAAGCCGCCGGGCACCATCGAGTGGGAGTAA
- a CDS encoding class II aldolase/adducin family protein — MSVIPDPVPVDRLHFAMPPVHATADEERTHRKQRLAGALRVFGRFGYEEGVSGHISARDPELPDCYWVNPFGAPFEEIAASDLILVNGDGQVVRGGQHVNQAAFTVHAQVHRARPDAVAVAHTHSLHGRALASLGELLDPITQEACAFYQDHALYDAYTGVTVDPEEGRRIALALGTFKAIVLRNHGLLTVGTSVDAAAWWFIALERCAQVQLAARAAGKPVLIDHREAVATREQLGSDLVAWINYQPLWRRISRTEPELLS; from the coding sequence ATGAGCGTGATACCCGACCCCGTTCCCGTCGACCGGCTCCACTTCGCCATGCCGCCCGTCCACGCGACGGCCGACGAGGAACGCACCCATCGCAAACAGCGGCTCGCCGGCGCGCTCCGGGTCTTCGGGCGGTTCGGATACGAGGAGGGCGTCTCGGGCCACATCAGCGCCCGCGACCCCGAACTCCCCGACTGCTACTGGGTGAACCCCTTCGGGGCGCCGTTCGAGGAGATCGCCGCGAGCGACCTCATCCTGGTCAACGGCGACGGGCAGGTCGTACGGGGCGGGCAGCACGTCAACCAGGCCGCGTTCACCGTCCACGCCCAGGTCCACCGGGCCCGGCCCGACGCCGTGGCCGTCGCCCACACCCACTCCCTGCACGGCCGGGCCCTCGCCTCGCTCGGCGAACTCCTCGACCCGATCACCCAGGAGGCCTGCGCCTTCTACCAGGACCACGCCCTCTACGACGCCTACACCGGCGTCACCGTGGACCCCGAGGAGGGACGCCGGATCGCCCTCGCGCTCGGCACGTTCAAGGCGATCGTGCTCCGCAACCACGGGCTGCTCACCGTCGGCACCTCCGTCGACGCGGCCGCCTGGTGGTTCATCGCCCTGGAGCGCTGCGCCCAGGTACAGCTGGCCGCGCGGGCGGCCGGGAAACCGGTCCTGATCGACCACCGCGAGGCCGTCGCCACCCGTGAGCAGCTCGGCAGCGACCTCGTCGCATGGATCAACTACCAGCCCCTCTGGCGCAGGATCAGCCGCACGGAGCCCGAACTCCTGTCGTAA
- a CDS encoding GMC family oxidoreductase, producing MTAVPPTQNQEPAEDEAYDYDVLVVGSGFGGSVTALRLTEKGYRVGVLEAGRRFTRETLPKNSWDVKNFLWAPALGLYGIQRIHLLGNVMVLAGAGVGGGSLNYANTLYEPLAPFFDDPQWKDITDWREELSPYYDQAKRMLGVRINPTMTPSDVHLKATAQSMGIGDTFHMAPVGVFFGDGQDGDGTAKAKPGGEVPDPFFGGAGPSRKACTECGECMTGCRHGAKNTLNENYLHLAEKAGAIVHPMTSVVAVTEDSRGGYAVRTLPSDNRRKGKGRTFTARKVVIAAGTYGTQTLLHRMKDTGLLPRISARLGELTRTNSEGLVGSQTTDRRYRKKHGKEKVDFTRGVAITSSIHPDENTHIEPVRYGKGSNSMGALTVLQVPYGAHRVRRWLLDIVKHPALAARSLSNRRWSERTIIGLVMQSLDNSLTTYRKPGGIGKGLLTARQGHGAPNPTQIEAATRAASLLAEEINGFAGSNVGELMGTPLTAHFLGGCPIGADAESGVIDPYHRLFGHPGISVVDGAAVSANLGVNPSLTITAQAERAMSFWPNKGEEDPRPRQGESYVRIAAVEPKAPAVPAEAFGALRLPFLGMPVVPPKAS from the coding sequence ATGACCGCGGTACCCCCTACCCAAAATCAGGAGCCGGCGGAGGACGAGGCGTACGACTACGACGTCCTCGTCGTCGGTTCGGGCTTCGGCGGCTCGGTCACCGCGCTCCGCCTCACCGAGAAGGGCTACCGGGTCGGCGTCCTGGAGGCCGGCCGCCGCTTCACCCGCGAGACGCTGCCGAAGAACTCCTGGGACGTGAAGAACTTCCTGTGGGCCCCCGCCCTCGGCCTCTACGGCATCCAGCGCATCCACCTGCTGGGCAACGTGATGGTGCTCGCGGGCGCGGGTGTCGGCGGCGGCTCCCTGAACTACGCCAACACCCTCTACGAGCCGCTCGCGCCGTTCTTCGACGACCCGCAGTGGAAGGACATCACGGACTGGCGCGAGGAGCTGAGCCCGTACTACGACCAGGCCAAGCGGATGCTCGGTGTCCGGATCAACCCGACCATGACCCCGTCGGACGTCCACCTCAAGGCGACCGCGCAGAGCATGGGCATCGGTGACACCTTCCACATGGCGCCCGTCGGGGTGTTCTTCGGGGACGGGCAGGACGGCGACGGTACGGCGAAGGCGAAGCCGGGCGGCGAGGTGCCCGACCCGTTCTTCGGCGGCGCCGGACCCTCCCGCAAGGCCTGCACCGAGTGCGGCGAGTGCATGACCGGCTGCCGGCACGGCGCCAAGAACACCCTCAACGAGAACTACCTCCACCTGGCCGAGAAGGCGGGCGCGATCGTCCACCCCATGACCTCGGTCGTCGCGGTCACCGAGGACTCGCGGGGCGGCTACGCCGTCAGGACCCTCCCCTCCGACAACCGGAGGAAGGGCAAGGGCCGTACCTTCACGGCCCGCAAGGTCGTCATCGCCGCCGGCACGTACGGCACCCAGACCCTGCTGCACCGGATGAAGGACACCGGCCTGCTCCCCCGGATCTCGGCCCGGCTCGGCGAGCTGACCCGTACCAACTCCGAGGGCCTCGTCGGCTCGCAGACCACCGACCGGCGCTACCGGAAGAAGCACGGCAAGGAGAAGGTCGACTTCACCCGGGGAGTCGCCATCACCTCTTCGATCCACCCCGACGAGAACACCCACATCGAGCCCGTCCGGTACGGCAAGGGCTCGAACTCGATGGGCGCGCTGACGGTCCTCCAGGTGCCGTACGGCGCGCACCGGGTCCGCAGGTGGCTGCTCGACATCGTCAAGCACCCCGCACTCGCGGCCCGCTCGCTGTCCAACCGGCGCTGGTCGGAGCGGACCATCATCGGCCTCGTCATGCAGTCCCTGGACAACTCGCTGACCACCTACCGCAAGCCGGGCGGCATCGGGAAGGGCCTGCTCACCGCCCGCCAGGGCCACGGGGCCCCCAATCCGACGCAGATCGAGGCGGCGACCCGGGCCGCGAGCCTCCTGGCCGAGGAGATCAACGGTTTCGCCGGCTCCAACGTCGGCGAGCTGATGGGCACCCCGCTGACCGCCCATTTCCTCGGCGGCTGCCCGATCGGCGCGGACGCGGAGTCCGGCGTCATCGACCCGTACCACCGGCTCTTCGGCCACCCGGGGATCTCCGTCGTGGACGGGGCGGCCGTCTCCGCGAACCTGGGCGTGAACCCGTCGCTGACGATCACCGCGCAGGCGGAGCGGGCGATGTCCTTCTGGCCGAACAAGGGCGAGGAGGACCCGCGGCCGCGGCAGGGCGAGTCGTACGTACGGATCGCGGCGGTCGAGCCCAAGGCCCCCGCGGTCCCGGCCGAGGCCTTCGGCGCGCTGCGGCTGCCGTTCCTGGGGATGCCGGTGGTCCCGCCGAAGGCGTCCTGA
- a CDS encoding succinic semialdehyde dehydrogenase: MTDSQAPAALSVPDAPAAQAGAAPAGATNPVAPAPAGARTAADVVTPEVVARLTRGVVGSGRTANHTPFTGAKLADLPESTPEDVAEAFTRARGAQAAWAATPVRARAAVLLRFHDLVLQRQAEVLDLIQLETGKARLHAHEEVQAVAVAARHYGRKASSYLKPRRHTGVVPTLTKVTELRQPRGVVGQIAPWNYPLELSVGDALPAFVSGNAVVMKPDTETALTALWARDLLIEAGLPAEVFQVVLGDGPVVGPEVVKHADYVSFTGSTRTGREVAQGAAARLVGVSLELGGKNAMLVLKDADIEKAAAGAVRACFSSAGQLCISIERLYVHESIADVFLDRFAARTKAMRLGNSLAYGADMGSLVGERQLETVTKHVEEAVAKGATLVAGGVARPDIGPLFFEPTILDGVEAPMAVCGEETFGPVVSIYRFRDEDEVVDLANATPYGLNSSVWTKDSRRGHAVAARLRTGTVNINEGYAPAYGSVQSPMGGMKDSGLGRRHGSEGILKYTEAQTVAQQRLIPLAPSFGMDDEKYAAFMSVSLKAMKALRLR; this comes from the coding sequence ATGACGGACTCGCAGGCCCCCGCCGCCCTCTCGGTTCCCGACGCCCCCGCCGCGCAGGCCGGAGCCGCGCCCGCCGGGGCGACCAACCCGGTCGCGCCCGCGCCCGCCGGTGCCCGCACGGCCGCCGACGTCGTGACGCCCGAGGTGGTCGCCCGGCTCACGCGCGGTGTCGTCGGCTCCGGCCGGACCGCGAACCACACCCCGTTCACCGGGGCGAAGCTGGCGGACCTGCCCGAGTCCACGCCCGAGGACGTCGCCGAGGCCTTCACGCGCGCGCGTGGCGCGCAGGCCGCCTGGGCCGCCACCCCGGTCAGGGCCCGCGCCGCCGTGCTCCTGCGCTTCCACGACCTCGTCCTCCAGCGCCAGGCCGAGGTCCTCGACCTCATCCAGCTGGAGACCGGCAAGGCGCGCCTGCACGCCCACGAGGAGGTGCAGGCGGTCGCCGTCGCCGCCCGCCACTACGGCCGCAAGGCCTCCTCGTACCTGAAGCCCCGCCGTCACACCGGCGTCGTGCCGACCCTCACCAAGGTCACCGAGCTGCGCCAGCCGCGCGGTGTCGTCGGCCAGATCGCCCCCTGGAACTACCCGCTCGAACTCTCCGTCGGCGACGCGCTCCCCGCGTTCGTCTCGGGCAACGCCGTCGTCATGAAGCCCGACACGGAGACCGCTCTCACCGCGCTGTGGGCCCGTGACCTGCTCATCGAGGCCGGGCTGCCCGCCGAGGTCTTCCAGGTCGTCCTCGGCGACGGCCCGGTCGTCGGCCCCGAGGTCGTCAAGCACGCCGACTACGTCTCGTTCACCGGCTCCACCCGTACCGGCCGCGAGGTCGCCCAGGGCGCCGCCGCCCGGCTCGTCGGCGTCTCCCTCGAACTCGGCGGCAAGAACGCCATGCTCGTCCTGAAGGACGCCGACATCGAGAAGGCCGCCGCCGGAGCCGTCCGCGCCTGTTTCTCCTCCGCCGGCCAGCTCTGCATCTCCATCGAGCGCCTGTACGTCCACGAGTCGATCGCCGACGTCTTCCTCGACCGCTTCGCCGCCCGCACCAAGGCCATGCGGCTCGGCAACTCCCTCGCGTACGGCGCCGACATGGGCTCGCTCGTCGGCGAGCGCCAGCTGGAGACCGTCACGAAGCACGTCGAGGAGGCCGTCGCCAAGGGCGCCACGCTCGTCGCCGGCGGCGTCGCCCGCCCCGACATCGGCCCCCTCTTCTTCGAGCCGACCATCCTCGACGGCGTCGAGGCCCCGATGGCGGTCTGCGGCGAGGAGACGTTCGGCCCGGTCGTCTCGATCTACCGCTTCCGCGACGAGGACGAGGTCGTCGACCTCGCCAACGCCACCCCGTACGGCCTGAACTCCTCCGTCTGGACGAAGGACTCGCGCCGCGGCCACGCGGTCGCCGCCCGGCTGCGCACCGGCACCGTCAACATCAACGAGGGGTACGCCCCCGCCTACGGCAGCGTGCAGTCCCCGATGGGCGGCATGAAGGACTCCGGGCTCGGCCGGCGCCACGGCTCCGAGGGCATCCTCAAGTACACCGAGGCCCAGACCGTCGCCCAGCAGCGGCTGATCCCGCTCGCGCCCTCCTTCGGGATGGACGACGAGAAGTACGCCGCGTTCATGAGCGTGTCCCTGAAGGCGATGAAGGCCCTGCGTCTGCGCTGA
- a CDS encoding serine/threonine-protein kinase produces the protein MEHSQSTGTGLLLAGRYRLGESIGRGGMGKVWRAHDEVLHRVVAVKELTAGRFVAEADRLVLHARTQKEARAAARITHPGVVTVHDVLEHDDRPWIVMQYVDGPSLADAAKEKGPIDPHEAARIGLHVLGALRAAHAAGVLHRDVKPGNVLLARDGSVLITDFGIAAIEGDATITRTGELVGSIDYLAPERVRGGDPGPASDLWSLGATLYTAVEGTSPFRRTSPISTMQAVVAEEPPYPEKAGPLAPVIVALLRKDPAQRPQADEAGRMLLDAMEGRTPAAAQAYVPTQRVVREELDPTGDGSVSGHDLVTLGEEPDGPGPTGTARASAPSGSAQWPQGQSSPPTVVPHTVVPPSAGPAASGWGSGSGSGSGSGSGSGRGRSWRTAVLAALLAGLVAGGAVFAAMNYAGGDRGGDGGRTTATGPAPTTATQGTRSDIPDGWHRVEDPEGFSLVVPKGWKRQTEGDNIDYTPDNGRHRIRINVDPNPDFENPYMHALDLERIVAKRMEYTRVKLGQTTYRDQVRSSLWEFTWTEKRDFPGPRHAIDLMYYTDDGTEYAIYMSSPESSWATTREQFDVVLQHWRAPGD, from the coding sequence GTGGAACATTCTCAGAGCACGGGCACGGGGCTGTTGCTCGCCGGTCGCTACCGGCTGGGCGAGTCCATCGGACGCGGCGGCATGGGCAAGGTCTGGCGGGCACACGACGAGGTGCTGCACCGCGTCGTGGCGGTGAAGGAGTTGACGGCCGGCCGGTTCGTGGCGGAGGCCGACCGCCTCGTGCTGCACGCCCGTACGCAGAAGGAGGCGCGGGCCGCCGCGCGGATCACGCACCCGGGTGTGGTGACCGTCCACGACGTCCTGGAGCACGACGACCGGCCGTGGATCGTGATGCAGTACGTCGACGGTCCCTCGCTCGCCGACGCCGCCAAGGAGAAGGGCCCGATCGACCCGCACGAGGCGGCCAGGATCGGTCTGCACGTCCTCGGTGCGCTGCGCGCCGCGCACGCGGCCGGGGTCCTGCACCGGGACGTCAAGCCGGGCAACGTCCTGCTCGCCCGTGACGGGAGCGTCCTGATCACCGACTTCGGGATCGCGGCGATCGAGGGTGACGCGACGATCACCCGGACCGGCGAACTCGTCGGTTCCATCGACTATCTGGCGCCCGAGCGGGTGCGGGGCGGCGACCCCGGTCCCGCCTCCGACCTCTGGTCGCTCGGCGCCACCCTGTACACGGCGGTGGAGGGCACCTCGCCGTTCCGCCGTACCTCCCCGATCAGCACCATGCAGGCCGTGGTGGCCGAGGAGCCGCCGTACCCGGAGAAGGCCGGGCCGCTGGCCCCCGTCATCGTGGCCCTGCTGCGCAAGGACCCGGCGCAGCGGCCGCAGGCCGACGAGGCCGGGCGGATGCTGCTCGACGCCATGGAGGGGCGTACGCCGGCGGCGGCGCAGGCGTACGTTCCGACCCAGCGGGTGGTGCGGGAGGAGCTGGACCCGACCGGGGACGGCTCGGTCTCCGGCCACGACCTCGTCACGCTGGGGGAGGAGCCCGACGGCCCGGGGCCGACGGGCACGGCGCGCGCTTCGGCGCCGTCCGGTTCCGCCCAGTGGCCCCAGGGGCAGTCCTCCCCGCCCACCGTCGTGCCGCACACCGTCGTGCCGCCGTCCGCCGGCCCCGCCGCCTCCGGCTGGGGCTCCGGCTCGGGCTCCGGGTCCGGATCGGGCTCCGGCTCCGGCCGTGGCCGGAGCTGGCGCACCGCCGTCCTGGCCGCGCTGCTCGCCGGCCTCGTCGCGGGCGGCGCCGTCTTCGCCGCCATGAACTACGCGGGTGGCGACCGCGGCGGCGACGGCGGACGCACCACGGCCACCGGCCCCGCCCCCACCACCGCCACCCAGGGCACCCGGAGCGACATCCCGGACGGCTGGCACCGCGTCGAGGACCCGGAGGGCTTCAGCCTCGTCGTGCCGAAGGGCTGGAAGCGGCAGACGGAGGGCGACAACATCGACTACACCCCGGACAACGGCCGCCACCGCATCCGGATCAACGTCGACCCGAACCCCGACTTCGAGAACCCGTACATGCACGCGCTCGACCTGGAGCGCATCGTCGCGAAGCGGATGGAGTACACCCGGGTCAAGCTCGGCCAGACCACCTATCGCGACCAGGTCCGCTCCAGCCTGTGGGAGTTCACCTGGACGGAGAAGCGGGACTTCCCCGGGCCGCGGCACGCGATCGACCTCATGTACTACACCGATGACGGCACGGAGTACGCGATCTACATGTCGTCTCCCGAGTCGAGCTGGGCGACCACCCGCGAGCAGTTCGACGTCGTTCTCCAGCACTGGCGGGCGCCGGGCGACTGA
- a CDS encoding chorismate mutase, with product MTTNTATPEKTGARTDEAAALIGDSRERIDALDDRIIGLIQERMAVSAVIQEARISSGGRRVNLAREMEVLGHYRDALGKPGTALAMTMLELCRGRI from the coding sequence ATGACGACGAACACCGCCACCCCCGAGAAGACCGGCGCCCGCACCGACGAGGCGGCAGCGCTGATCGGTGACTCCCGTGAGCGCATCGACGCGCTCGACGACCGGATCATCGGTCTCATCCAGGAACGGATGGCCGTCTCGGCCGTCATCCAGGAGGCGCGGATCTCCTCCGGCGGCCGTCGGGTGAACCTGGCCCGCGAGATGGAGGTCCTCGGCCACTACAGGGACGCCCTCGGCAAGCCGGGTACGGCGCTGGCGATGACGATGCTGGAGCTGTGCCGGGGCCGCATCTGA